A part of Numenius arquata chromosome 2, bNumArq3.hap1.1, whole genome shotgun sequence genomic DNA contains:
- the ABCG8 gene encoding ATP-binding cassette sub-family G member 8 isoform X2 — protein sequence MKEAPENVSLDGGSWSQTKAQDSIFCSEEDNSLYFTYSGKSNVLEVKELNYQVNMASQIPWYESLAQMKMPWTWKSDPHSRVSIIQNLNLKVQSGQMLAIIGSTAGGKTSLLDVITCRDHGGKIKSGQILINNKPSTPQLVKKCIAHVRQDDRLLPHLTVRETLLFVAKLRLPKFFSDSQRKKRVEDVIAELRLRQCANTRVGNEYLRGVSGGERRRVSIGVQLLWNPGILILDEPTSGLDSFTAHNLVITLSRLARGNRLVLLSLHQPRSDIFQLFDLVLLMTSGVTVYSGTARDMVQYFTELGYPCPRYSNPADFYVDLTSIDKQTTEKEMESQKRANTLANLFLEKVKDFDDFLWKVTEDDNVATTFSKQRSHLNSEEAINMPHHSSDQLPGVLKQFTILLSRQVSNDFRDLSTLLIHGFEALFMSLLIGFLYYGHEQSGLSIRDTTALLYMIGALIPFTVILDVIAKCHSERAMLYHDLEDGMYSVSPYFFAKILGELPEHCAFVIIYGVPIYWLANLIPEPEHFLLNFLSVWLAVYSARAMALWVAALLPTLQLSAFFGNVLFTSFYLSGGFVISLENLWTVPFWVSKISFLRWNFQGMMQIQFTDQTYEMTVGNTTFQVPGKLITRALDLDSHPLYVSYLVLLGIVCSFLLLYYLSLRFIKQKSHQDW from the exons ATGAAGGAAGCTCCTGAAAATGTCTCTCTTGACGGTGGCAGCTGGAGCCAG ACCAAGGCCCAGGACAGTATTTTTTGCTCTGAAGAAGATAACAGTCTGTATTTCACATACAGCGGAAAATCAAATGTTCTCGAGGTCAAAGAACTCAACTACCAG GTTAACATGGCATCCCAGATTCCCTGGTATGAAAGCCTCGCACAGATGAAAATGCCATGGACCTGGAAATCGGATCCCCATTCTCGTGTGTCAATAATTCAGAATCTGAATTTAAAAGTTCAAAGTGGTCAGATGCTAGCTATTATAGGAAGCACTG CTGGTGGAAAGACATCCTTGCTTGATGTGATAACCTGCCGGGATCATGGAGGCAAAATCAAGTCTGGTCAAATCTTGATCAATAACAAACCCAGCACTCCCCAGCTTGTTAAGAAATGCATAGCACATGTGCGGCAGGATGACCGACTGCTCCCCCACCTGACTGTCAGAGAAACACTATTGTTCGTTGCCAAACTGCGCCTTCCAAAGTTTTTTTCAGACtcgcaaaggaaaaaaagg GTAGAAGATGTTATAGCAGAACTACGCTTGCGCCAGTGTGCAAACACAAGGGTAGGGAACGAGTACCTCCGCGGCGTTTCAGGAGGCGAGAGACGGAGAGTGAGCATCGGTGTGCAGCTGCTCTGGAACCCAG GAATACTCATACTTGATGAACCCACATCTGGACTGGACAGTTTTACTGCACATAACCTTGTGATAACATTATCCAGACTGGCCAGAGGAAACAGATTAGTTCTTCTTTCACTTCATCAGCCCCGCTCAGATATCTTCCAACTGTTTGATTTAGTTCTTCTGATGACTTCTGGAGTCACTGTCTATTCTGGAACAGCTAGAGACATGGTCCAGTACTTCACAGAACTAGGCTATCCCTGCCCAAGGTACAGCAATCCTGCAGATTTCTATG TTGATTTGACTAGTATCGATAAACAGACCacagaaaaggagatggaaagcCAAAAAAGAGCAAATACTCTTGCCAACCTGTTCCTAGAAAAGGTCAAAGATTTTGATGATTTCTTATGGAAAGTTACCGAAGATGACAATGTTGCAACCACATTCAGCAAGCAAAG GTCCCATTTAAATTCAGAAGAGGCTATCAACATGCCTCACCATTCCAGTGACCAGTTACCAGGAGTCTTAAAGCAGTTCACTATATTGTTAAG TCGTCAAGTCTCCAATGACTTCAGAGATCTTTCAACGTTATTAATCCATGGATTTGAGGCCCTTTTCATGTCATTATTAATTGGATTTTTGTACTATGGCCATGAGCAATCTGGACTCTCTATTCGTGACACAACAGCACTGTTGTACATGATAGGTGCACTAATCCCATTCACAGTGATTTTGGATGTTATTGCCAAAT GTCATTCGGAAAGAGCTATGCTTTATCATGACTTGGAAGATGGAATGTACTCTGTTAGCCCATACTTCTTTGCTAAG ATTTTGGGGGAGCTCCCAGAACACTGCGCTTTTGTTATAATTTATGGAGTTCCCATCTACTGGCTGGCAAACCTCATTCCTGAGCCAGAGCATTTCCTGCTGAACTTCCTCTCGGTGTGGCTGGCCGTATACAGTGCCCGCGCGATGGCACTTTGGGTGGCAGCACTGCTGCCCACATTACAGCTCTCAGCCTTCTTCGGCAATGTCCTTTTTACATCATTCTACCTGAGTGGCGGTTTTGTGATAAGCTTGGAAAACCTCTGGACAG ttccatTTTGGGTTTCTAAAATCTCTTTTCTCAGATGGAATTTTCAAGGCATGATGCAAATTCAATTCACTGACCAAACTTATGAAATGACTGTTGGAAATACTACATTTCAAGTACCAGGGAAACTT ATCACTCGTGCTCTGGACCTGGACTCCCATCCCCTCTACGTAAGCTACCTCGTCCTCCTTGGTATCGTTTGCAGCTTCCTGCTTTTATACTACTTATCTCTGAGGTTCATCAAGCAGAAATCACATCAAGACTGGTGA
- the ABCG8 gene encoding ATP-binding cassette sub-family G member 8 isoform X1: MKEAPENVSLDGGSWSQVKCSGVPTKAQDSIFCSEEDNSLYFTYSGKSNVLEVKELNYQVNMASQIPWYESLAQMKMPWTWKSDPHSRVSIIQNLNLKVQSGQMLAIIGSTAGGKTSLLDVITCRDHGGKIKSGQILINNKPSTPQLVKKCIAHVRQDDRLLPHLTVRETLLFVAKLRLPKFFSDSQRKKRVEDVIAELRLRQCANTRVGNEYLRGVSGGERRRVSIGVQLLWNPGILILDEPTSGLDSFTAHNLVITLSRLARGNRLVLLSLHQPRSDIFQLFDLVLLMTSGVTVYSGTARDMVQYFTELGYPCPRYSNPADFYVDLTSIDKQTTEKEMESQKRANTLANLFLEKVKDFDDFLWKVTEDDNVATTFSKQRSHLNSEEAINMPHHSSDQLPGVLKQFTILLSRQVSNDFRDLSTLLIHGFEALFMSLLIGFLYYGHEQSGLSIRDTTALLYMIGALIPFTVILDVIAKCHSERAMLYHDLEDGMYSVSPYFFAKILGELPEHCAFVIIYGVPIYWLANLIPEPEHFLLNFLSVWLAVYSARAMALWVAALLPTLQLSAFFGNVLFTSFYLSGGFVISLENLWTVPFWVSKISFLRWNFQGMMQIQFTDQTYEMTVGNTTFQVPGKLITRALDLDSHPLYVSYLVLLGIVCSFLLLYYLSLRFIKQKSHQDW, from the exons ATGAAGGAAGCTCCTGAAAATGTCTCTCTTGACGGTGGCAGCTGGAGCCAGGTTA AGTGCAGTGGGG TTCCA ACCAAGGCCCAGGACAGTATTTTTTGCTCTGAAGAAGATAACAGTCTGTATTTCACATACAGCGGAAAATCAAATGTTCTCGAGGTCAAAGAACTCAACTACCAG GTTAACATGGCATCCCAGATTCCCTGGTATGAAAGCCTCGCACAGATGAAAATGCCATGGACCTGGAAATCGGATCCCCATTCTCGTGTGTCAATAATTCAGAATCTGAATTTAAAAGTTCAAAGTGGTCAGATGCTAGCTATTATAGGAAGCACTG CTGGTGGAAAGACATCCTTGCTTGATGTGATAACCTGCCGGGATCATGGAGGCAAAATCAAGTCTGGTCAAATCTTGATCAATAACAAACCCAGCACTCCCCAGCTTGTTAAGAAATGCATAGCACATGTGCGGCAGGATGACCGACTGCTCCCCCACCTGACTGTCAGAGAAACACTATTGTTCGTTGCCAAACTGCGCCTTCCAAAGTTTTTTTCAGACtcgcaaaggaaaaaaagg GTAGAAGATGTTATAGCAGAACTACGCTTGCGCCAGTGTGCAAACACAAGGGTAGGGAACGAGTACCTCCGCGGCGTTTCAGGAGGCGAGAGACGGAGAGTGAGCATCGGTGTGCAGCTGCTCTGGAACCCAG GAATACTCATACTTGATGAACCCACATCTGGACTGGACAGTTTTACTGCACATAACCTTGTGATAACATTATCCAGACTGGCCAGAGGAAACAGATTAGTTCTTCTTTCACTTCATCAGCCCCGCTCAGATATCTTCCAACTGTTTGATTTAGTTCTTCTGATGACTTCTGGAGTCACTGTCTATTCTGGAACAGCTAGAGACATGGTCCAGTACTTCACAGAACTAGGCTATCCCTGCCCAAGGTACAGCAATCCTGCAGATTTCTATG TTGATTTGACTAGTATCGATAAACAGACCacagaaaaggagatggaaagcCAAAAAAGAGCAAATACTCTTGCCAACCTGTTCCTAGAAAAGGTCAAAGATTTTGATGATTTCTTATGGAAAGTTACCGAAGATGACAATGTTGCAACCACATTCAGCAAGCAAAG GTCCCATTTAAATTCAGAAGAGGCTATCAACATGCCTCACCATTCCAGTGACCAGTTACCAGGAGTCTTAAAGCAGTTCACTATATTGTTAAG TCGTCAAGTCTCCAATGACTTCAGAGATCTTTCAACGTTATTAATCCATGGATTTGAGGCCCTTTTCATGTCATTATTAATTGGATTTTTGTACTATGGCCATGAGCAATCTGGACTCTCTATTCGTGACACAACAGCACTGTTGTACATGATAGGTGCACTAATCCCATTCACAGTGATTTTGGATGTTATTGCCAAAT GTCATTCGGAAAGAGCTATGCTTTATCATGACTTGGAAGATGGAATGTACTCTGTTAGCCCATACTTCTTTGCTAAG ATTTTGGGGGAGCTCCCAGAACACTGCGCTTTTGTTATAATTTATGGAGTTCCCATCTACTGGCTGGCAAACCTCATTCCTGAGCCAGAGCATTTCCTGCTGAACTTCCTCTCGGTGTGGCTGGCCGTATACAGTGCCCGCGCGATGGCACTTTGGGTGGCAGCACTGCTGCCCACATTACAGCTCTCAGCCTTCTTCGGCAATGTCCTTTTTACATCATTCTACCTGAGTGGCGGTTTTGTGATAAGCTTGGAAAACCTCTGGACAG ttccatTTTGGGTTTCTAAAATCTCTTTTCTCAGATGGAATTTTCAAGGCATGATGCAAATTCAATTCACTGACCAAACTTATGAAATGACTGTTGGAAATACTACATTTCAAGTACCAGGGAAACTT ATCACTCGTGCTCTGGACCTGGACTCCCATCCCCTCTACGTAAGCTACCTCGTCCTCCTTGGTATCGTTTGCAGCTTCCTGCTTTTATACTACTTATCTCTGAGGTTCATCAAGCAGAAATCACATCAAGACTGGTGA
- the ABCG5 gene encoding ATP-binding cassette sub-family G member 5, which produces MSGRGSPALERSSGGGQTCQVKALVQPSDSISVRGVSYTVRERVGPWWNVSLYHKKWTRQILKDVSFHVESGQIMGILGNSGSGKTTLLDAISGRLGHKENFFGEVYVNGRQLKREQFRDCFSYVPQNDTLLSFLTIQESLTYTALLTLQKCSNDIIKKKVDAVMAELSLSHIAGKIIGSRIFVGISGGERRRVSIAAQLLQDPKVMLLDEPTTGLDCLTANHIVSLLSELAHRDRIVIITIHQPRSELFRLFDKIAIMSFGEMVFCGNPMEMITFFSDCGYSCPEQSNPFDFYVDLTSVDTRSKKRELETYSRVQVIVSAYKNSEIFSKVLAAIERTKCMKELPPIPFKNKDSPSAFYKLWILLRRTTRNFSRDKMGLIMRLLQNLLFGLFVAFFLLRLRSDLVKGAVQDRVGLVYQCVSAPPYTGMLNAVALFPPLRAISDQESKDGLYKKWQMLLAYIVHFLPFSVISVAIFSTFIYWTVGLYPDASRFGIFFAVVLASHIIGELLTLVILGVVQNPNIVQSGVVLLNSAGVIVGTGLVRTIEEMPTPFKILSYLTFQKYSSEVLIVNEFHGLNFTCGKSNSSTASSAACVFSQGVQFIEKNFPGALSRFTIDFLILYAFLPALAIIAILSFKIRDRIIGRQ; this is translated from the exons ATGTCGGGCAGAGGGTCTCCCGCCCTGGAGAGGAGTAGCGGTGGTGGGCAGACATGCCAGGTGAAGGCCCTGGTGCAGCCCTCCGACAGCATCAGTGTCCGGGGTGTCTCCTACACCGTCAG AGAACGTGTTGGCCCGTGGTGGAATGTTTCTTTATATCATAAAAAATGGACCCGGCAAATACTTAAGGATGTTTCATTTCACGTAGAGAGTGGCCAGATTATGGGGATTTTAGGAAATTCTG GATCTGGGAAAACAACACTTCTGGATGCAATATCAGGAAGACTGGGACATAAAGAAAATTTCTTTGGTGAAGTGTACGTGAATGGACGTCAGCTGAAGAGGGAACAGTTTAGAGATTGCTTCTCTTATGTGCCACAG aatgacaCTTTGTTAAGCTTCCTTACCATACAAGAGTCTCTGACCTACACTGCTTTGCTAACTCTTCAGAAATGCTCCAACGACATCATCAAAAAGAAG gTAGATGCAGTTATGGCTGAACTGAGTCTCAGCCACATTGCTGGCAAAATAATTGGAAGCCGTATTTTTGTGGGAATCTCTGGGGGTGAGAGGCGTCGTGTTTCAATTGCGGCCCAGCTGCTACAAGACCCCA AGGTCATGCTACTTGATGAACCAACGACAGGGCTGGACTGCCTGACTGCAAACCACATTGTTTCACTTCTCTCAGAGCTTGCACACAGAGACAGGATTGTGATTATTACAATTCATCAGCCTCGCTCAGAACTCTTCAGG TTATTTGACAAAATAGCCATCATGAGCTTTGGAGAAATGGTTTTCTGTGGCAACCCTATGGAAATGATCACATTTTTTAGTGACTGTGGCTATTCTTGTCCTGAGCAATCAAATCCTTTTGACTTCTATG TGGATCTGACATCTGTGGACACCCGAAGCAAGAAACGTGAACTTGAAACCTACAGTAGGGTTCAGGTAATTGTATCAGCCTACAAAAACTCGGAGATCTTTAGCAAAGTACTGGCAGCCATTGAAAGAACAAAGTGTATGAAAGAGCTGCCACCAATACCGTTCAAAAACAAAGACTCACCCAGTGCCTTTTACAAATTATGGATTCTTTTACG GAGGACAACAAGAAACTTCTCCAGAGACAAGATGGGCCTCATTATGCGTCTCCTCCAGAATCTGTTATTTGGCTTGTTTGTAGCATTTTTTCTCCTTAGACTAAGGAGTGACCTGGTAAAAGGAGCTGTGCAGGACCGTGTGGGGCTTGTCTACCAGTGCGTGAGTGCCCCTCCCTACACGGGGATGCTCAATGCTGTTGCACTGT TTCCACCTTTACGTGCTATCAGTGACCAGGAAAGTAAAGATGGCTTGTACAAGAAGTGGCAAATGCTTTTAGCTTATATAGTACATTTCCTGCCCTTCAGTGTCATCAGTGTGGCAATCTTCAGCACCTTTATATACTG GACTGTGGGGTTGTATCCTGATGCTTCCAGATTTgggattttctttgctgttgtcttAGCGTCTCATATAATTGGTGAACTACTAACACTTGTTATACTTGGCGTGGTTCAAAACCCAAATATAGTCCAAAGTGGAGTGGTGCTACTTAATTCAGCAGGTGTGATAGTGGGAACTGGACTAGTAAG GACCATCGAAGAAATGCCGACACCATTTAAAATTCTCAGTTATCTTACCTTTCAAAAATACAGCAGTGAGGTTCTTATAGTTAATGAATTCCATGGCTTAAACTTCACGTGTggtaagt CCAACAGTTCCACTGCAAGTAGCGCTGCGTGTGTTTTCTCTCAAGGCGTTCAGTTCATTGAAAAAAACTTTCCTGGTGCCTTATCCCGGTTCACAATCGATTTCTTAATACTCTATGCTTTTCTACCAGCACTTGCCATTATAGCAATTCTGAGCTTCAAAATAAGAGACAGAATTATCGGCAGACAATAA